The genomic window GCGCGGCGCGGTTGCTGTCGAGGTTCGGCGCGAAGCCGCCCTCGTCGCCGAGGCCCGTCGACAGGCCCTTGGACTTCAGCTCGCTCTTGAGGGCGTGGTAGGTCTCGGCGCCCCAGCGGAGTGCGTCGGCGAACGACGTCGCGCCGATCGGCAGGATCATGAACTCCTGGATGTCGACGTTGCTGTCGGCGTGCGAGCCGCCGTTGATGACGTTGAGCATCGGCACGGGCAGGGTGTGCGCGTTCGGGCCGCCCAGGTAGCGGAAGAGCGGCAGGTCGGCCGAGTCGGCAGCGGCGCGGGCCACGGCGAGCGAGACGCCGAGGATGGCGTTCGCCCCGAGGCGCGACTTGTTCTCGGTGCCGTCGAGCTCGATCATGGCGGCGTCGACGAGGCGCTGGTCGGTCGCGTCCATGCCCTCGACCTCGGGGCCGATCTCGTCGATCACGGCGGCGACGGCCTTGAGCACGCCCTTGCCGAGGTAGCGGTCCTTGTCGCCGTCGCGCAGCTCGTAGGCCTCGAAGGCCCCGGTCGATGCGCCCGACGGGACGGCCGCGCGCGACACGGTCCCGTCGTCGAGCAGGACCTCGACCTCGACCGTGGGGTTGCCCCGCGAGTCGAGGATCTCGCGTGCGCCTACTGCGTCGATTTCTGCCACGGATGAACTCCTTAGTCGTCGATGTGCGTGCGGGGCACGCGGTCGTGTCGATCCTAGCCGCGCGGGCCGACGCCGAGCGGGGGCAGGGGCCATGCCCGGCCGGGCTCAGCCCAGGGGCCGCACCTCGAGGTCGTCCAGGGCCTCTCCCCCGCGCACCGCGACGAAGCGCCGGAACCCGGCGGCCGCGAGGGCATCGAGCTGGCCCCCGACGTTCTTGGCCCGCTTCTGCAGCCGGACCCGCGCCTCCCCTCGGGACACCAGCGCCCTCTGCAGGGCCAGCAGCTCGACCGGGGCGACCGCCTTGTCGTGGAGGACGACGAGGCCGTCGTCGTCGGCGTCGTCGAGCTCGACGAGGTCGACGATCCGCTCGAAGCCGAGGGAGAAGCCGGCCGCCGGCACGTCGGTGCCGAGGAACCGCCCGATCATCCCGTCGTAGCGACCGCCCCCGCCGAGCGAGTACGAGAAGTCGGGGTGGGCGACCTCGAAGATGGTGCCCGTGTAGTAGCCCATTCCGCGCACCAGGGTCGGGTCGAGGACGAGGTCGACCTCGGGCAGGGCCGCACGGAGGGCGAGCAGGTCGCCGAACGCCTCCTGGTCGAGCCACGCAGGAGGCGGGGAGGCGGTCGCCGAGTCCCAGGTCGCGTCGCCGAGCTGGGCGAGCTGGTCGGCGATCCCCGGGACGTCCACGCCGATCGAGGCGAGCTGGGCGGCGACGCCCTCGACGCCGATCTTGTCGAGCTTGTCGATCTCGAGCAGCGCACGGTCGTGCAGCTCGGTCGGCACGCCCCAGTGCGAGAGAACGCCGAGCAGCACACGCCGGTCGTTGACCCGGATGGTGGTGCCCTCGAGGCCGAGCGCGGCGAGCACGGCCGTGGTCGCGGAGATCAGCTCGATCTCGGCCAGCTGGCCCGCCTCGCCCAGGATGTCGATGTCGCACTGCACGAACTGCCGGTAGCGCCCCTTCTGCGGCTTCTCCGCGCGCCAGACCGGCGCGATCTGGACGCTGCGGAAGACCGTCGGCAGCTCGGCTCGGTGCGAGGCGTAGAAGCGCGCGAGGGGCACCGTGAGGTCGAACCGGAGACCGAGGTCGGCGAGCTCGAGCGGGGACGCGGCCGCCCGCAGCGCCTCGTCGTCGAGACCGCGACGCAGCACGGCGAAGACCTGCTTCTCGTTGTCGCCGCCGAGGCCCGAGAAGAGGTACTCGCTCGACTCGACGACCGGCGTCTCGATCTCGTCGAAGCCGTGCGCCCGGTAGACCTCGCGGACGACGGAGAGGACCCGCTCACGGCGGCGCTTGTCGGCGGGCAGGAAGTCTCTCATCCCGCGCGGCGGGGTCACGTGTGACGGCATCCGACCATCATCCCAGAGCCCACCATCGACAGGATGCGCCCCGACTTGCCCATATGTCACATTGCGCGTACCGTCATCCGTGCCGGCGGAACGAATCGGGTTGCGCGCCGTCGGCCTGGTGCCTGCCATCCCTGCGGCGAGGCACCGAGACGGGCCGGGTCCCCCGCCCGGCCCGTCCTCCCCCGCCGAGTCAGCGCTGCGCGAGCGCGACGAAGCGCGCACGAGCCGATGCCGCCAGCTCGGACGCCTGATGGACGTCACCCGACAGCACGGCGTCGAGCTGCGCAGCCCACGACACGGCCACGAGCTCCCGAGCCGCCCGTTCAGCATTCGCAGGCGGGACGCCCCTGCCCGTGAGCCACGGGGCGAGATGGGCCCGCCAGCGCTCGGGGGCCCGGCGGGCCGCCCCCTGCTCGTCGCCGGCCACCACCTCGAGCAGCGCCGCCTCCGTCTCGAGGCGACGGAGATCACGACCACGGTCGCTGACCGCAGTCGCCCAGGCGGTCGCCAGGTGCGCCTCGAACGCCGCAGGGTCGAGCGGCTCGACGTCGACGGCCAGGAGGTCGTCGTCACGGGCCACGACCGCCCGGACGATCTCGGCCACGAGCTCCGCCCGGTTGCCGAAGTGGTACACGAAGACGTACGTGCTGACCCCGAGGGCGTCGGCGAGGGTGCGGAAGGACATCGTCGCGAGCGATCTGCCCCTGAGGTGCTCGACGATCTGGCCGAGCAGCTCGGGCTTGCGAGAGGGATCCGGCTTGCGAGGCATCGGCGGCGCTCCTTCGAGTGCCGGCCAGCCCCGCCC from Frigoribacterium sp. PvP032 includes these protein-coding regions:
- a CDS encoding TetR/AcrR family transcriptional regulator, which translates into the protein MPRKPDPSRKPELLGQIVEHLRGRSLATMSFRTLADALGVSTYVFVYHFGNRAELVAEIVRAVVARDDDLLAVDVEPLDPAAFEAHLATAWATAVSDRGRDLRRLETEAALLEVVAGDEQGAARRAPERWRAHLAPWLTGRGVPPANAERAARELVAVSWAAQLDAVLSGDVHQASELAASARARFVALAQR
- the hisS gene encoding histidine--tRNA ligase — its product is MPSHVTPPRGMRDFLPADKRRRERVLSVVREVYRAHGFDEIETPVVESSEYLFSGLGGDNEKQVFAVLRRGLDDEALRAAASPLELADLGLRFDLTVPLARFYASHRAELPTVFRSVQIAPVWRAEKPQKGRYRQFVQCDIDILGEAGQLAEIELISATTAVLAALGLEGTTIRVNDRRVLLGVLSHWGVPTELHDRALLEIDKLDKIGVEGVAAQLASIGVDVPGIADQLAQLGDATWDSATASPPPAWLDQEAFGDLLALRAALPEVDLVLDPTLVRGMGYYTGTIFEVAHPDFSYSLGGGGRYDGMIGRFLGTDVPAAGFSLGFERIVDLVELDDADDDGLVVLHDKAVAPVELLALQRALVSRGEARVRLQKRAKNVGGQLDALAAAGFRRFVAVRGGEALDDLEVRPLG
- the eno gene encoding phosphopyruvate hydratase; its protein translation is MAEIDAVGAREILDSRGNPTVEVEVLLDDGTVSRAAVPSGASTGAFEAYELRDGDKDRYLGKGVLKAVAAVIDEIGPEVEGMDATDQRLVDAAMIELDGTENKSRLGANAILGVSLAVARAAADSADLPLFRYLGGPNAHTLPVPMLNVINGGSHADSNVDIQEFMILPIGATSFADALRWGAETYHALKSELKSKGLSTGLGDEGGFAPNLDSNRAALDLLVEAITKAGFTPGKDIALGLDVASSEFYSDGSYTFEGEKRDSAFLAGYYADLVSAYPLVTIEDPLDEDDWEGWAHLTSEIGSKTQIVGDDLFVTNPERLARGIAAGAANSILVKVNQIGTLTESLDAVSLAQRSGYTTVLSHRSGETEDTTIADLAVATDAGQIKTGAPARSERVAKYNQLLRIEEELGDAAVYAGYSAFPRFSA